The genomic interval CGATCTCCGCCACCTGCCGCCAGGCGTCGCTCCTCATGTTTAAGTCTCGGTACGTCGGTGAGTTTGTGTCGTAAAGACTCGGGAAACCGGAAACAGCCATGATGAGCTTATACTCCATTTTTCTACTTCATTTGTTTAATAACTTAAACTTGTATATCTGTCTGAATCAGCGGAGGCAGAggagtgaaggaaaaaaaacaacaacagctgtcaCGACTTCCGTTTCCGGTGTGACTCTAAAGAAACGCTATTGGCTGCAGTTGTTTTCCGCTGCCCATAGTGGGAGGAGTCCCGCCCACAACCTGCCTCTGATTGGTTGAATATCATCTCCTACCCCGACTTTAACCAATCAACAACGATCAcaggcagttgtttttttactattatttatttatttttaaataatccagATTTTCCGATAATCCAGTCAAGACAAACaaatagaacatttaaaaaaaaacacattaaaaaaataaataaaaaatgtactcaCGTTTTGGaggtttccaaaataaaagtctctcctcctgtctgtccacactaaaatatGACCAAGccgtttccaaaataaaagtctcagttttagattcatccacactaaaacatagTGTGTTAGTTTCCAAAATAAACGTCTCACTTTCTGTTCGTCCTCATAGTTTCCAAAATAAGAGTCTCAGTTTCTTACAGTTTCCAAAATAagagtctcagtttctgtccaTCCACATTAAATCACTGCCACACAGTTTCCAAAATAATAGTCTCAGTTTGTGTTCatccacacaaagacaaagtgatacagtttccaaaataaaagtctcagtttctgtttggtttgtgATTCAAATCATTTTCATACAGATGTGTCTCTGGCTGCTAAAAAATATGTTTcgattaatttaaaaaaaaaaagtgagtaatTGCTAAAATAACTCCTTCTCATTTAACGTCTAATGTTAAAAGtgtatgaaataataaaagcctggaacacacacacacacacacacgcacacactccccACCCCCTCCTGGTTCCCATGGTTTTCCCAGGCTCGCTCCTGCTCTCCCAGGGTGTTTGACCTGACTTCATGGACCTCTGCCCTCTGTCTGCCCCTGCTGAGGATACACAGGCTTTTATTGTGGCGGAGCCTACGCTGGTCacactacacaacacacacgcacaaatatGCATGCTAAATATGAGGAAATTTCACCAAAAGGAACGTTGATAGAAACACAAtgcagattttcaaaataaaagtctcactttcTGCATGACCACAATAAAATTTGACCCAGCAGTTCCCAGGATATAAGTTTGTGTTTATCCACACTAAAATGTGACCcagtggttttcaaaataaaagtctcagtttttGTCCATCCGCACtaaaacacagccacacagttttcaaaataaaagtctaagtTTCTCTTCAAAAAAGTGATCCAGGCCTTTAATGCTGGTTTTTAATTTGACATGATTGTGTCACGACAGAAAACAACGTTTCTTCAAACGTGACGTGCGATGTGCGAACAGAGTGACGACGTGTTTTTGCCACGTCCGACGTTCACTGTCGGATCGGTGAAGATAATCTTGAGTAAACCTCCtccagctgctcacacacacatcaggtcAGGACGCGTGATCTCAGATGACCGCTCCCCCTGGTGACCGGACTCAACAATGACGCCCTCTCAGCAcaagcaaagaagaagaacggTCTTtcagcacagaaacacacaatccTCCTTTTCTCTGCTCGTCCACAGGCTTCTCTTCCTCTGACTCTCTCGCTCTGTCCGTGCTTTCTTTCACCGGTCGAGAGGTTAATTCACTTAAACTGTGACTTTACTCACTACAGAAAATCAAAGTTCTGCTGCTCCGTGTTTACTGGAAGTGACGGGAAATGAGAACCGGGGAATTTTCTGCTCTTTGTGAACGGAGTCCAAACTGAAACAGTAGATTTTTGTCCGTAAATGTGTCCAAAGCTGACGTTTTAGAGGAAAACCAGGACTCATTttaccacacaaacaaactgggATGTGAAACGTGAAGTGAAATATGTTTCAGTTTCCACGGTTACGAATAATATGGTTACTCAGAGGCTAATGTTGACGCATTTAATGAAATTTAACACATTAAACACGTGTAACTTTACTAATATATAACAGCGTTAATGTTAGCATGATAGCTTGGCTCGCCAACAAACAACGGGACAAAGACGGAACCACGACGGAACCGTGACGGAACCACGACGGGACAGCGACAGAGATGTGGCGCAAAAGGATTTGGTGGACGCTGCGAGACAGACAGTAGAACCCCAGaggaagacactttgaaatctaTGTAAAAAAATCTGATCATGTTCAAAACCTCCTctgtatgtggtttgaatctgatatcatgtgttttttgtctgttcAGACTGATAAAGAATCAAACGAGACAAAATCTGGATGTGGTCCGCAGTCCAAACGACAGTCTCCGCCTCCTCAGCCGGCGTCATGTGACGCAGTCGTATGTTCAccttcattttttattgtttagttgtgttattgttatttaacagCGACTGAGACTCTGAAATATTATCAAAACTGAGGGGACATTTCCAgagaccacacacacgcacacacacacacacacacacacacacacatgcacacactcacagataaCGTGCTGGGAGAGTCGGGGGAGTTGGATATCAGCTGAtcgtgtgtggttgtgtgtcgTGGAGGGTCTGAGACGGACGAGCAGGTCGTTCCcacacccactctctctctttagaATGTGTCGCAAATgtcaacacacacgcacacacacacacacacacacacgcacacagaggcTGAGTGGAACGTGTGGGGTCAGGAGGTGACGTCCTGCAGAGGAGAGTGTGAGGTCTGCACTGACTCACAGCTGCGTGTCAAACATGTCTTCATAAATACAGATAAATGAAAGCAGCTTGATCAGCAGCGACGGGGTCATGTGACGTCGCTCTGACTCTGACTTTAGACACTAAATAAAAGACTTGTGTCGTAAAAGCTACATCACGtcaagtctacaatatcttgagaacatgttcacgtctttatctcactgtgagacggacgtttgtaaaccactcactctcccacaccaaagcccatagagaaaaccagtgattttaactcacggggacacaggagctgctggtctactgctgcctcgtgtggtcactttgtgtcactgaggtcaatctgggtgaaggatttcaaaagccgaaatGACaacataagacatttgaacttagtgatggaggcagcagtggatcaacagctcctgtgtgtgtgatgttaaaatcactgattttctctgtgggctttggtgtgggagagtgagtggttcacaaacctccgtttcctgttggaaacgtgtgtctcacagtgacgACAGCTCATATGATagtttttaaattcatatttagtgtattttgaatgaaaactgaGGGGCGTGAACATGAAAGCATGCGTCACCGTGTGAACTTCCAGACTGGATACATCTTATGATCAATGACAACCAGACTCTCTCTGTctaatgttctgtgtgtgtgtgtgtgtgtgtgtgtgtgtgtgtgacataccTGTCACCAACTGCACCAcctcccatcacacacacacacacacacacactgcaggttgAAGGGTTCTCGTACATTGTTGAGTGTGTTGACGTGTTTGTAGATTAGAGCTTCAGGCCTCTTCAACACTTTGTTGCTGGgaactccttcacctcctcctcatcctctctgtCTTCAGTCGTTCTCTTTCCCCCCAAAAGCTCCTGATAATATTAaagtgtggtcactttgtgtcactgagggaagTCTGAGTGAcggatttcaaaataagacatgtgaacttagtgatggaggcagcagtggatcaacaactcctgtgtgtgtgacgttaaaaaaagctaaaatcacaaattttctctatggacttcgtTGTGGGAGAATGAGCGGTTTCCAAACTCCAGGTTCCTGTAGGTGCAGGCTGCAGGGGGCGCACACGGCACAGGTGCTGACCGTGTCTCGCTCATACGGACACATAGACACTGCGATGGTGATCATCATCAAAAAGACCTGAtgtcaaaacatgtttgtttgttcacctgaccccccccccccacacacacacacacacacacacacacacacagtcccctGACACCATGTGCTGAAGGGAAACGAGGGTCAGGTGACAGGAAGGAAGTGGAGTAGTGCAGCACCTGCAGGTTGGCAGCCTGCACGTTTCCTTCATCACAACAATGGACCATTTTATcttcaaacaacacacattcatagagtgtgtgggagagtgcaTTAAAGACTGCTGatggattttcacacacacacacacacacacacacacacacacacacacacacactgacctcacTTACAGGTGCAAacatcacagttttattttgaaatgtaggGATTTAAACCAAACATTGTATATCTGACATAAAAGAATATGTTTATtattgactctgtgtgtgtgtgtgtgtgcgtgtgtgtgcgtgtgtgtgcgtgtgtgtgttgttgattttCTTGTGGGAACGAGGGGTTGAGTCGTGTGAGGTCTGAGGCGTCGTAAGGACGGACGGACGTGTGGCGAACACCGTCTGACCGAGTATAATGCAGCACTTCcctccattctctctctctctctacacacacacacacacacacacacacacacacacgcacacgcgcacacacacacgcacacacacacatgcacacacagtgttttcctGCTATAGGGTGGCCCTGCTTgtcctctgtgacctctgacactAATAAACATGTGAtatcattacacacacacacagattcacgtgcgtgtgtgcgtgtgtgcgtgtgtgtgcgtgtgtgtgcgtgtgtgtgcgtgtgtgtgcgtggccgCTCACAGGATGATTGGGTTTCAGTGAACACAGTAAGAAGTTGTGGGaatgtctgacacacacacacacacacacacacacacacacacagattcacgtgtgtgtgtgtgtgtgtgtgtgtgatgatatcACAGGTTTATTCACTCACAGATGAAAgttttgaattaaataaaaacacatgatttCTTCTCGTCTCCAcctgcctctgctctgctgctgtatacacacaaacgcacccTCATGGACTTGTGGTGTTGtgtgttgaaaaaaagtcaaaactattaACCACTAAAACTCTACATCCGTTTAAGTCgacgatgtctttaagaacacgttcacgtctttatctcactgtgagacagacttttacaacaggaaactgaagtttgtaaaccactcactctcccacaccaaagcccatagagaaaaccagtgattttagctcgcggggacacaggagctgctgctctactgctgcctcgtgtggtcactttgtgtcactgaggtcaatctgaacaaaggattttaaaagccaaagtgacaaaataagacatttgaatttagtgatggaggcagcagtggatcaacaactcctgtgtgtgtgatgttaaaatcactggttttctctgtgggctttggtgtgggagagtgagtgggagTGAGAGTAAGTTTAAATGATCGGATTTGACTTTTCAATCTGAAAACTGCTGCCTTatataatctctctctctctcacacacacacacacacccactggaTCAGACAGGAGGTATTATCAGGAGAGAAGAACCAGTCCAAACTAAACTCTCTCAAATTTGAGTTGAAGTGGGcgggtccagtgtgtgtgtgtgtgtgtgtgtgtgtgtgtgttgctgctgctggagtttTCCCACggagcctgacacacacacacacacacacagacacacacacacagacacacagacacacagacagagcggCGAGCAGTCGAGTGTCAGTCGTCTCTGAGGCCACGGTGAAGGATTATTGAGCAGAGAAAATTAGTTCATCCATTACAGGTGGGTTGTTGTcctttctgtttgtttacttgtttactgCTGTCAAACgtacacatgtgtttgtttgttttcataaatacTGCATCACAAGAGAAAACCATCAAAAATGATCAAATTGTGGATTCAACTGAAGAAAAATACactgtcaatgtgtgtgtgtgatattgtatttgcacatgtgtgcatgtgtttctgacctttgttgttgttgttgttgttgttgacagagGAGCTCAGCTCGAGGGTCTGGTCGTCATGAAGCGTCCGTGTGAGGACAGCAGCTCAGCAGAGAGCGACGTGGACGTGGACGGTGACAGGAACGTTTATCCAGGGTGAGAACGCCTTATTCTCCTTTCTGCTTCTCTTCCACGTTTATTCAATATAAATAATTACTAACACTGCATTTCTTAAAGAGATCTTAAAGCCAATCATTTAATTAGGAAAAATGATTTTGCCTGTTGCCAAAATGTTGAACTTTATGTCTGTGAATCATTGaaaaaatgataatatttagaggaaaagaaaagtggtGTCATTTAAACATGAGATTAAATGAACTAGATTATTAGAGTGAACACACACGTGTTTATGATCAGAAAAAGGCACTTTTCTTCTGaattaaatgaacattttactgttaaattgttattatttaattaatagtaaaaacacattataaatGCTCCACtactaaaatataataaaatcataCATACGTTGATTTCCAGGCTGATGAAGGTCAGGATGATCAGATGTGGTTCGTCaccgacgacgacgacaacgacaCAAGTGATGGCGAGAAAGAAACGCAGAGGGgtaaagatgtttttaaaagactgatgtttttgtttgtttcactcattcattcattcactcactcattcattcattcactgatcAGATAATTGAGAAGAGACGCAGAGACAGAATCAACAACAGTTTGTCTGAGTTACGGAGACTCGTCCCCACAGCGTTTGAGAAACAGGtgattcatgttttaaatttttcaACTCTTATTTTAAgtccatgttgtgttttatcatgGACTAACAGaaactaagacttttattttgaaaactgtgggtttgtgttttatcatggACTAACAGAAAccaagacttttattttgaaaactgtgggtttgtgttttatcaCGGACAAACAGaaactaagacttttattttgaaaactgtgggtttgtgttttatcatggACTAACAGaaactaagacttttattttgaaaactgtgagtttgtgttttatcatggACTAACAGaaactaagacttttattttgaaaactgtgggtttgtgttttattacgaACTAACAGGaactaagacttttattttgaaatctgtgGGGTTGTGTTTTAGCATGGACTTACAGAAattgagacttttattttgaaatctgtgGGGTTGTTTTTAATCATGGAGTAACAGAAACCTAaactattattttgaaatatgtgGGCTTATGTTTCAGCATGGACTAACAGaaactaagacttttattttgaaaactgtgggtCTGTGTTTTATCACGAACTAACAGaaactaagacttttattttgaaatctgtaGGGTTGTGTTTTAGCATGGACTAACAGaaactaagacttttattttgaaaagtgtgggtttgtgttttattacgaACTAACAGGaactaagacttttattttgaaatctgtgGGGTTGTGTTTTAGCATGGACTTACAGAAattgagacttttattttgaaatctctGGGGTTGTTTTTATCATGGACTAAGAGAAACCTAaactattattttgaaatatgtgGGCTTATGTTTCAGCACGGACTAAcagaaacaaagacttttattttgaaaactgtgggtttgtgttttatcaCGAACTAACAGaaactaagacttttattttgaaatctgtaGGGTTGTGTTTTAGCATGGACTAACAGAAAcctatacttttattttgaaatccgtagggttgtgttttagcatggacaaacagaaagctaaacttttattttgaaatctgtgGGGTTGTGTTTTATCATGGACTAACAGAAACTAAGACTTTTACCACGTTAGTCCCGTGACTCACTCCTACCTTGGTCCTGGTCTCTTTAGGGTTCAGTGAAGCTGGAGAAAGCAGAAATCCTGCAGATGACCGTGGACCACCTGAAGATGCTGCAGCTCACTGCAGGAAAAGGTAACAGCACATGGACATAAAAGCTAAAGGGAACTCGTTTGCTGTGGTGTTCCACAGGGTTCAGTACTGGATCCGCTGGGTTTTtcattataaacatttaaataattcgTAAAAAAACAGCGTCAGTGAACAAATACACTGGCGTCCATTTAGTAAATTATTGGTCCCAGTTGAGAGTGATAGGTGATCAAGCAGCGGAGGCTTTTGGGCAGAGCTTAGTCATTGTAAGCTCCGCCCCCCACTTCTCCCCCAGCTCTGTAGACACTGacggcttcttcttcttcttcgtttgtttgtgtgaaggtTATTTTGACGCCCACGCTCTGGCCCTGGACTTCCTGTCTCTGGGTTTCAGGGAGTGTCTGACGGAGGTTTCCCGTTACCTGAGCGCCGCTGAGGGCGTGGACTCCAGCGGTGACCCCCTGTGCTCCCGCCTCCTCTCCCACCTGGCCTCCTGCGCCTCACAGCGTGACGCCACCGCCGCCATGACGGTCGCCTCCCACGCTCCAcaacatcatcctcatcatcaccagCTGCCTCCCACTTTCCCTCACCCCCTCCACCCTCATCACTGGGCTGCCGCGCTCCGACACATGCCGAACGCCGCCTCATACGG from Solea solea chromosome 17, fSolSol10.1, whole genome shotgun sequence carries:
- the hey2 gene encoding hairy/enhancer-of-split related with YRPW motif protein 2, which encodes MKRPCEDSSSAESDVDVDGDRNVYPGLMKVRMIRCGSSPTTTTTTQVMARKKRRGIIEKRRRDRINNSLSELRRLVPTAFEKQGSVKLEKAEILQMTVDHLKMLQLTAGKGYFDAHALALDFLSLGFRECLTEVSRYLSAAEGVDSSGDPLCSRLLSHLASCASQRDATAAMTVASHAPQHHPHHHQLPPTFPHPLHPHHWAAALRHMPNAASYGLSGLPVPPNPGGGGAPQRPTELSQPSVTSAYPSHPDSTSSSSPASSSSSLVLPCGPAPLSTSLLSLSATSFPITLHGGFPLFPPSSSSSSSSSSQTHNAKPYRPWGTEVGAF